TCATCTCGGTCCACTGGTGGGGTCTGCcacactgtcttttttttaaccaactcTGGGGGGCACTAAAGTCAGACATCTTAAAATCTGAGGTGGCAATTACAATGTACCCTCAGAAAAAATGAGAGTATGcacaaaaaatgtccaaaatgatGTACAGTCAGTCTGTAAATTTACTCTGTCAGACCAGGTGGTCTGGTGGACGGGCTGAAAGCAGTGGTAGGTATTGTGGTGGTTTGGGGTTCGACCTGTTCTCGCATACAGCGCATGTTCCCAGTGCTGAATACACACTGCAACGGCCACAACACCACTACAACAAGCAGCACCATGAGCACGATGAAGAGCACCATCCTCTTCCAGTCCGCCAGCCGGTACAGCATACCAAAAGTTCTGGGCTGCGTCTGGATCGGAGCATCCACTGTTTTCGTTGCCCCAATGTCAATGCAGATGCAGAGGGCCTTGGGACTCTCAGGGGTGCCAGAGTCGGCGTCATGTATTGAGCTTTTATAGCACAGCTTCTCCCCCTCAAGCCACACaggctcctcctgctgctggtgTCTGGGCAGCTTGCAGAGGACCTCACGGCTGGTTGTCAAGGCCGGAGGTCCCTCCTCTGGCAGCGTGGTGGGGTGACGGCAGAAGGGGCAAGAGAGGCGATTGCTGCTGCCGTTACTGTCCTGGTCAGCCAGCGAGACTGCCATGAGGCGGGAGAGGCACTCCAGGCAGAAGGTATGGGTGCACTCAAGCAGCTTTGGTGTTTTGAAGACATTGTCGTAGGTGTTGTAGCAGATGGAGCACTCCGGCTGGCTCATGACTGACACCTTCTTCTTCAGCTCTCCACTAGTGTCCTGGGGGGGGAACTGCATGTGCCAAATCTGCGGAGACTGTTCCATCTTCAGAGATAGAGGCCTACCCTCGTCTTCGTTTAAGTCTCCTTTGGACTAGTCGGCCCTTTCTTTCCTCTACTTGGTCTGTCCTTAACTTCTGAATTGTCTTAAAAGAGAAGTACAGATTAGATTTCATATTGTAGATGGTATTTTGCTGCCTGTATCATGAGAACTGTGCAACAAACCGTACAACCATGATCTCAACAAATTAACAGGATTTCAGTCAATCAGGGCAGTTATTTTATACAGCGAAGTGAAATGTTAAACTTTGAACTATTTTCACCCACATCACAGATAATACTGCAAGGCTGACAGGGTTTGGTCTGTCAATGAGTAATCCAAAAAGGTACAATGTGATGCAAAATGGGTCAACTGAGTTAAGTTATATTGGGGATTTactaaagcaacaaaacaagcacaaataGTCAACGACATGCCAAGATAGGAACGGAAAGGACAGTGTTCAGCCCACATGAGTTAGTGTTGTAATGTTGAATGACTCTGCTCTACCTCATCATTTGCTGAGCGTCATGTCACTAATGTTAAATGGATCACCTGATTAACCCGAGTAATAATGCGTCATTATAAACATGTTGACACTGGGGGCTTTTTACTTGCTCATGACCTGAATAGAGAGCAAACTCTATGGTCTTCACATTCTTGTTGTACATAGTGTAATTGATGAGGAATAGTACATTCTgtacaatgtatttttttgggcTTATCTACCCAAAAATCTTGTGGGGTTTTCTTTTAAAGAGTATAATTCAAGTGCTATTTTGTGAGCTATTTCAAGCTTTTGAAATTAACTGCCCCTGTTATCTTTTGATCCAACACCCTGCAGGTGACAGCTTAATattagaatatgttttatattttagattcttcaaagtgaatgagaaggtgtgtccaaacttttgactggcactGTACATGTTCCAGCAGTTCGTCTATAATGGTAGTCAGCATAGCGTGCAGACGTACACCAGCTGGGACAGGGAGTCCTTGGGCCCTTTAGCATGGAACAGCTGATGAGAGATTGTTTTGGGTGAGTTACAGTGTGTGGCCTTCCCTGGAAGAGAATCGGGGAGAAACATAGGCTGCTTTGTTAACGTGACTTTTTGAGCCTGTGTGTTCAAATACGTACTGTGTATCAGACAACACAGTACAGGGACGCTACAGATTTTAATAAACTCGGTTTTGGGTCACTGAAGGTCACCTGGACCTGCAGGTGTGGAAAGTTACGTTTATGGGACAAAATTACTTAACTTTTAATTAACTTTCTCCTGAGATGGTCtccttttctaattattttagATCTATAATAAGAATATATCATGTTGATTTACTGCTTACTGTAGGTAAGGTATATAAGGATACAACTGTGAAGTACACCGTGTGTTAGGGATGATGGATAGTCAGAACACAggtgttctcctctctgtgcccGTGGGGCAAGTCCTAAAGCAGTACTCCGATCTACACAAAGTCCCTACTTGTTCTCCGTCTAATCACTCCATCTACCCTTGAAATTCCTGCTCCGCCTACGTCTCTTCTGAATTCAAACATGCTTTAGTGGGATGAGGTCAGGCTTTTCTGTATAATTACACCTATTTTATCAGTTTTAAGCCTAACCTAAACACTGAGCCAGACTTAACTTCCCTATTGCTCAAGTTGAAATTCTGTTATCTGGTGTGGTCATTTCCTGGAGCCTCCTGTACTATATAGTATATCCAGATAAAATTTGCCTCACTATGATGGGCTGTTAAGTAGAAAATACCTGCCTCCAGTGAGAGCGCAGCTAAATGAAAAATTCAAGGAAATCTGagcattcaaatatttatacagtttcataatttttttaaatgagggtGCTTAAGTTTGCTAAGTACAGCCGCAATAAATGACTACCAGAcaaattgaagaaaataaatatctaaaatgGATATCTGGAATACTTACTGTAAAGTCTTTTATAACAAGTGCAATTGAAATTTACGACTATGCTTTTCACTTCGGTTGAGATGGATGCCACTTGGGATTtaatccaaaacacaaacaatcaaaaCGCACATGGGTCATGGATATGTAATTGACAACGTCTCATGTTTGACTAAAGGCAGAGTGGAATATATAGTAACCTCGCCTCTAGAGGAAGAAGTAATATTACAAGACAGGGTGGGTTTGGtcctagctggttagcatgcttaTTTAAATAGCATGTAAATATTTCtgcaacacattaacacaacGTCTACGctgtaacctcttcacattctgttgataatataagttcattttttttaatgcttttaactAAAATTCCGGCCGTattttacacattgcaccttttaaaaggagagaTGGTTTCCAAAAGCCCCAGGCCATGTTGCCTGTAGAACCAGCACTAAGTAAATCAACCAgcactgaacaaacacacagtctaaCCTCTTCATTGTGAAGTCAAATGTGTCCCCACTAGTTCTCTTTTCTAGTGACTTGTTAAGAAATGTAACTTCTATCTTATCAGAAGCAGTCTTAATTGTCCTGGTATGACCAGTAGTTTATGGTAGCTAATGTTGGCTCCTGTTAATGAAGTTTAGCTTGATTCTGTTCACTGACTTGAcagttgtttcttttcattgctgctgttacaATGTGTTTTAGCATTTAGTATAATTATCACATGTAGACCCAATGGAAACTGTTTAGCTAAATTTACATAGAGTCGCTATGAGGTAGAGAGGGTCTAATTGTCTATGTACTGCCTATTTACACAGCAACAGACTGTTTTAAAGTGGGATGAAAaaagaattattttttttaaaaacagtttaaaatcaGTAGAGTAAAGGTCCTCTACTTTGGGGTCAGGCAAAAGGTTTCTACAATGTACAGACGAGTCAAATATTAACTTAGACTTATTTCCTGGCTGAGTTCCAAATAGCAACTTCAAACATGGGAGAGGTCCCTTTATTGTCTGAGCACAGTATTCCGCTTTGTGCTTCAATTTATGGTCCTTCGTCGCTATCAGTGGCacgtttttgtgtgtgtgtgtgtgtgtgtgtgtgtgtgtgtgtgtgtgtgtgggggggggttcaaCCCCTTTGTGTCAgactcagctgtgtgtgtctgaagctCAACCGTCAACCACAATGCTGCCCTACCTGTTCTcagtttaaaagataaatgaaactGGATCCACCTGCCGTTTGAACTGTGGGCGGGCGGgcgggcgggggggggggttaaactGCTACTGACACTTTAACAGAACGTGAGGGTGAGGCAAAAACTGATCTGAGCATGTACAGATAGCACATGtgtaaacacaacagaagaGCAGGGTACAGTACATGCAGTAACAGTACATTACTGCATGTAATGAAAGCTACTCATGAAAAGTGACTACTGGCTCTCGCAGCTACCACTGGAGTTCTGATAACCACCTTGTGATGGATAACACCTGCACTCTCACATTTATTTGTAACTGAATAAaggtgataaaataaaatacctaaTTCATAATGGATATAAGT
The sequence above is a segment of the Anoplopoma fimbria isolate UVic2021 breed Golden Eagle Sablefish chromosome 12, Afim_UVic_2022, whole genome shotgun sequence genome. Coding sequences within it:
- the LOC129100408 gene encoding RING finger protein 223, with product MEQSPQIWHMQFPPQDTSGELKKKVSVMSQPECSICYNTYDNVFKTPKLLECTHTFCLECLSRLMAVSLADQDSNGSSNRLSCPFCRHPTTLPEEGPPALTTSREVLCKLPRHQQQEEPVWLEGEKLCYKSSIHDADSGTPESPKALCICIDIGATKTVDAPIQTQPRTFGMLYRLADWKRMVLFIVLMVLLVVVVLWPLQCVFSTGNMRCMREQVEPQTTTIPTTAFSPSTRPPGLTE